DNA sequence from the Juglans microcarpa x Juglans regia isolate MS1-56 chromosome 5S, Jm3101_v1.0, whole genome shotgun sequence genome:
CACTCTCAATGCTAGATTTGATCCACGATGATCATGATATCCAACCAAACCCATCATGCTTATTAGTAAAATTCTCACACGCACAAATAGCAATTAATACCCACGTACACGCCCCTTAATTTGTACCCTAAAGTCGGTGCCACTAATTAGCAAATTCCACCTCCACATATACCTCACACTTCCATTACATCACAAAGATAGCTCAACACTCCCAAATGTCACTCCTCGATTGGACACCAAAACCTTATCAAGAAAatgacatgatatatatatatatatatattatatataaatcctTTTCAGAAATCTCGCCATCGATCTCgtgaaaagataattaatagTGGATTATTGTCATTGATTAATATTAACTAACCACGTGAGACGTGGGCATCTTGAAAACTTAAGATTAATGTGTTAGTGAAACCGTACACGTGGCCACTTGTCGATTGTATTACGTCAGCACTTGCATGGATTGAAAATACGTGGCTTTTTTGATGGGGTCATCAGCGAGACGATTTATGCCACGCGTTGTTCATCAACAGAAAGTTGATGGCTACCGCACGACACGTGTGCAGTGAAACGACTAGTCCACCGGCACTTATCTATTTTTGGTGGCCCCCgtccccaacaaaaaaaaaaaaaaaaatccttggcCGACACTTGATTTGCATTGCTGCCACTCAATCTCAACCTATTTGAACTTTCACACCAACACGTTCTGTATTTCTACAAGTGGCCAATATTTTCAGTTCCTGATACGTACTCATCCttgtttttatgaaatttttattagaaattaaacACCAATAGGGTCAGGTGCGCGCGCACGTGAATTTTGTGCGAGAGGGGATCGTGTATGCGATCGCTAGAGTGGAAGTAAAGAGGTCTACATAAAGAGGGTAATAGAAGAAATAACTGAAAAACAAGGGCTTAAAACCTTAATATGATCTTGATTTAGAGCATCTCTAGACTTAGTAATTTGCATTTTAGTCCTCTTGAATTCTTCTTCCTTACGTGTGTGGCCCATATTTCTCTCTCCCATTTCTGAGACCATCCATAATCACATACTTGTCTTTAATTACTTCTCCTCCATCAATTAAACTACTTCTGCAGCTTCCTCGCAATTCTATTCCAACAGTAATATTCTTTCTACCCATATACACTCAAAGATTAAGCTATGCTTAATGATCAGACGGCTAGTACCAGCCATGGAGATCACAACCTCATGCAGGAGGACGAACAAATCCGGGACATTTACGCTCTCACCCCACCTCACCCTCCTCCGGTGAATCGTGGCAATCGAAGAGAAGCTTGGGAAACTAGCAGCCATAGATCCTCGTCTTTGTCGACGGCGAGCGAAGGTGCTGGAAGTGAAAACTTCACAAGCATGAGCAGAGAATTCAGTGCCTTAGTGCTTGCAGGGTCTGTTATTGATCACAACAATGGTACGAATTATGAAAACGAAGGCGCAAACATTAATGGGAACAACAACTTGGGGAGGATTGGAGAGGAAGATGACATGCCGGAGGAGGAGACGAATCCATTGGCTATTGTACCGGATAATTATAACCCGTTGATGAACCCGATTCCATCTTCAAGGCGAGGAGGGCATCCTGGCGGTTCTGGGTCTTCAAATAGTACTGCCACGACTACAAGCAGTAGTAATAGCACTAGTGGTCAGAGTGAGATTTCAGTGCATAGAGTGAAGAAAGAGGAGGTGGAATCGAAGATATCGGCATGGCAGAACGCGAAGATTGCAAAGCTTAATAACAGGTTTAAGAGGGAGGATGCGATTATTAATGGGTGGGAAAGTGAGCAGGTTCAAAAAGCTTCATCCTGGATGAAGAAAGTTGAGGTACGTAAATTttcagtactactactactgctGCTGTAGATTGATCTGTTCATAATAATTTATCAGATCACCTCGTATCAAACTGTAGTTTTTTGAGCACGATGCAATATCTTAAAAACTAGCTAGATGAAAAGGTTCATGTCCTCGTTTTCATCTGCAAGTCTTGATCATCGAGCATGCATGGGTTTGAACATCGacttttcaacaaaaaaaatgttttacttGTATATTTACTTATGGGAGTGCTGTTATGCCCCCTGTTCACTTGGTATgtattgtattttctttttacttttttttaaaaaatattttaaaaaaatatattagtcacACTTTCagtaagaataaataaataaataaatgaacagtcaaaataaatagttaaaatatacgacatactaacattattcttatttaCTTATTAACGGTAGGAAATACACGACTTGATGCGATGTTACTCATGAACTTTTTCACTTGGTAGTATTAAAGTTGATGCTTCTCATGACCAATATTAATTttccaaatatatatgaaaaacccTGCATGATCAGTCATTCAATAGTAGTGGACCATTCTTTTATAAACTCCATCGAGTGCTCATATCATGTATATTATAAATCATTAGATTGTAATCTAAAGTTGTTGGGTCAGCCAATCCACTGCCTTGGTCAAATGTTATGTAGTTTATgttgcgtttgggtagtgagttgatgatattctgtgaataataataataaaataatattaaataataatgaaaaataaacgaaaagtaataataaaataataactagtaGTGGAGAATTCTCTATGCTCAAACTAGCCTTTAACATAAAGATAAGGAGATAAAAAGATTTCAATATCCTTTTATTGTTGGAAaccttaaaacaaaaaaagaaggaagaattTTGCTGGTTTTAAGGGACTTCTTCAGGAATTTAAGAATTATTTTCATCTcttaattgaaatgaattagTTAGTTCTTGAAACACTATCCGTACGTATAAAATTCAAGTCGAATGCATGTGTAAcacatatgttatattatatgttacatATAGCCAATAAATTTCACTTGTACGTGTAGAGGAAACTAGAGGCGAAAAGAGCAAGAGCTCTGGAAAAGATGCAGAATGAAGTAGCAAACGCTCGAAGAAAAGCAGAAGAGAGAAGGGCATCGGCCGAGGCTAAGAGAGGAACCAAAGTGGCCAGGATTCTTGAAGTAGCCAACTTGATGAGAGCTGTTGGAAGACCTCCTGTAAAACGGTCTTTCTTCTGATCATCATCGTCTCTTTCCCATCCAAAATTAGATCGATTGATGCAGTACGTAATTTATTTGTGAACTACCGCACAATCAGTACTGGTAGTACTACTGTGGCAGCAACAagtaaagaaatataaaactcatttcggttgtttccttttttgagtgtttgaactttgaagtgtATTGCATGAATTCTTGGAATGGCTTGTTAGTGATAATTACTTGGTGCTAATTAAGTGCCATGAGTTTTTTCTGAGCAGCTGCAACGTTTTCTTTTTGCACActgtaatgctatatataatcataaaatatataaatattatataataattttaaaaaaatagtttattattaaaaaattaatttttttatataaattttatatttatttattttttttaaaataattgaatgatATTTACACATTCACGatagtaattattattttatatatatatatatatatatctcgatCATTCTACAATCATTGAAGATTCCTGCCTTACGAAATGtacaatttttgtattttttatgtttttattatatatatttttaattccatcaatttcttttatttttttttttaaaagtcacaACATCAGTTCAAtcattaagattaaaaaaaaaaatcgagatTATAATCGAAATCCATTGTAAGAGCagctttttccatatatattgCCATATTGGTGTTGATGCTGAGTGCTTTAACGAGTGGGCGGAATTAAGTCGGTAGGCTGTACGTagcaatatataaataatgaaaaataatttacacaacattttttaatatcttataaaaataatataatttaataaaaatatttttttataatattattatataatgtgttatataatatgttgtgtatatataattactctGACATTCCAAATCTTCTGCCAGAGAGTACTTTCACTAGCTCTGAAATGAACATATAATTTCAGGAAGTGGGCATCATCAGTCAGACCCTAGCTAGCttgatttgaatatgttaatGGCATAGAAATATATCCATAAAGCTTcggtaaaaaaagaaaaagaaaatcaccgAAAGCTAGCTACCCATCAGAGGTGTCTTACTTGATCCAAtagactttatttatttaaataataaatcaaaagcACGTACTTTAATTTTATGCCTTGACAAACAGCCAAAGATAAAAGAGGAAacaaatagttattttaaaCAGTAAAATGCATGTTTACTTTCGCCAACGTTGGACCTCGATCGGCTCACATATTGTACGTTCTAGCTAGGGATCATGTCCCACGGATTGGACTTTTAATACttgattgtataaaaattataaaaaggaacTGTACATGTTGTTAAGTTTGTAGAGCATGATCTATTGTTGTGACAGCCTGATTTGATAATCAGATTCAATaatgagattgtaattttaaagtAGATTTTTAATGAGACTTGTGATTTTGGAGTGGATTTTCAACGAGGCTTGTGTCATGGAGTGTAAATTTGGGCATATAGGTCCAAATCGAAGTGAAAATTGGACAAATAGTTCACTCGATAATGGGTTGGAACGAAGGTCAagtagagagttcgctcaaccCTAAGCTCGAGCGAAGGCCAAACAAAAAGTTTGCTCGATGCATGCTCGACACACCGCTAGAGTGAAtattgtagaaaaataaaaattaaagtttctGCTATGTAATcctataaatatgattattttgtaTAACATGACCGTTTTGATCAGTGTAATCTTATAAATATGATTACTTTTGTGATTcctcaacataataaaattcTCTGCAACTCCCTCCATAGAAGTAGATACCTTGTTGAACTACGTAAATTTGTATCGTGTGATTGATTgcttgattatttttaatttacttttatttcttATCATCTTCTTTCAGAACAcgtgtatcattactcaaaaaaaaGTGATGGACGGCTGAAATGGGGCACAATATTGGTGACCAAATATTGAAAGGTACTGAGGCCAGAATATTAGATATTCAAAGTTTATCTTTCCCAACGTCTAGATCACACATGTTATTTTAGGAATTAAAAAagctgaatttttttattatattttatataaaatttagaaaaattataataattatatccTAAAACTTCAACGCTATGCTAATTATAAcccgagagagagggagaccaCGTTTGCCATTTGCATGAAACCCTGTCCGTCCAGTGAAGCCCGTAGTATTGGATGCCAGCAATCACGGAAGCCATATTAAGATCATGGTGAGGCTGGGCCTGGCCCAACCCATTGTTCTATAAAGTGCAGCAATAAAAGTGGCCACAAATCAATCATTTTGCAGGCTTTAACAATCTGTCCTTCAAAGGCACCTTATTTACAATTCTTTATACAGCTCTATTTTTattaggaaaaatatttatataaataatattattttataaaaatttctttaatttaaaacgATTCGGTTTAAatagtaagataagataaaataattttaaataaatttaataaaatattgttaagatattatgtttaaatattattattattttaaaatttaaaaattttgaattgtttattatattttgtataaaaattttaaaaaattataatgatgagacgagatgagatgatatgagttgaaataaacTTCTGATCCAAATCGAGGCTTAATATACAAAATAACAACGAATTATTGTGAAATCAAATAATCAAATTGGGCCGCATACAAACAGAATCAGGCACCAGAGAAACAAGTCGAACAACTAGACATACATGTGGTGTGAGTTTATTCGgatctttttatttctctcaATTATAACTTGACGTGTTTGAATATTCGTTTCGTTATATACTTTTTGGGTTTTGTCTGTGTATTGCCACTTGTTGAGATCTCAATTCCAGGTGGGAGTGGAGTATTAAGTAATTAACATTTTCATATTCTCTTTCATTTGAGCATTTTATAACAAGTGATTCTCAGTCCTCCAACATTCATATTCATAGAGCTAGACTACCCTAAGTAACAGCAAAATATTCACCAAAAAAGAGTCACATCTTGTTCGATTGCACTCGGCAAATTCttcaaaatatcttatttttgttccctactctaaaatatcattagaaaatataataaaaaaatatttaaaaggagtactaacaaaaatattctcatttggatatagaaattttctcatctcattattataattttttcaaataataataatattaaaaaataatattctaacaatattttatttgactcatttaaaactatttcatctcatcttactatccaaacgagcatTATCatggatatttttaaaaaatggatggccaaaatagataatataatttcttttaacaaaactttaaaaaggGAAAATTAATATGAGTCCTTAGGTTTGTGCCTCGTAAAAAAGTAATTCATAACTTTgcaaaaatgttatttttatcctATGGGTTGTTTGGAAAGTTAGATAAGATAGTTATAATTTCATTCTTTAACATCACgtaaatataaaaacattttttgattctaaatttatagttttttcatctaatcattagttaatcactataatttttttaaacttttaaacaaaatacaaaaaataatataatttttttcaaatttaaaaataaaattaatattaagaaattatacgttataatattttcattcaacttttcatctcgtttatcaaaatttaatgaaatatcttaatttaaattatttcattattattcacaaaattattatatcatcttattattcaaacatacaaaagtgttttaaatttagatagaattatcgatataaaaattgaaaatcataaaaacataaaaataatgaaagaacaTTAAAAgcgaaaaataaaacataacaatttaaaatataaaaataaagaaaaatataaaagcaacaaaaataaaacagcGTGGATCAAACAGAGCCATACTCAATTGGAAGTAGGGAGGTAGACAGCGGCCAGCCAGCCCCTTACATGTCCAAGTGCCAAATTCCAATTGCAGCCGTTCATTTCCCAAATCCATTCCTCTCTCCCACTCGTTCTTTCAGCAGCTGAGACCTGACCCCGTGAAAGAGTGAGCGAGTGAGAGAGAAATGGCACTTAGCTTCTTCAACAGCTCGGCCTTCTCCACGATGAGCCCTAACCTTCCTAGTCCTACTCCTAGAAGAAGCTTCTTCGCTTCTCCACTCTCTAACAAACTCTCCGGCCTTCgcttttcttcatcttttacCTCCAAACGGGTCCTCAATTTCCGTTCCCCTAATACCTCTCACCGACCGATCAGATGCTCGGTTTCTCAAGTTACGGAAACCACAACGTCTGGTAATCCACTTGTCCTCCCGCTTTGCTTTTTCtgtatctttatatataaatatattataggaGTTTACTTTTGGTCTGTAATGGCAATTTCGTTCGTTTTAGAAAATAGAATCATGATTTGTTGTGAACTTTTGAATTGTGATTGTCAAGAGCATAATTCGCTAAGAGCCTTTTACCATGTTAGCGTGGTAAGCTCACGTCTACTAGGCACCGGGATTAAGAAACAAATAGTCCACAGAAGGCCAGTTTCTGGTTCCCTATTCAAAAagcatttttctgtttttgttgcTGTAAAAATTTACGGTCATTTTTTGCTGAAAGCATTTTTGGTCGACAGGTATTTGATTAATGTACCATTTAGCAGACTTATGTAAACCTTACCGTTTCGGATATGCGTCCGTGCGTGTGCGCACTTGTTTAGAGTGTAGGatttcatttattatatatgtgcGTTTGCAtcacgtatgcatgtacgtgTGTACTCAAATTTACGTGtcccatatatatatctagTAGCTTGGTTGATTTTAGAAGATAAACATACTTTATTCTTTTGTTGCTTCCTTAGAGAAGAAGAGCCAGTTGAAGAGGAGAAGTGACATTAGGAATATAGCGATTGTAGCTCATGTAGATCACGGAAAGACAACTTTGGTTGATTCTATGTTGAGGCAAGCAAAGGTAATTTCTAGAAAGAATTCGCCCCCTGATGATTATTTCCTCCGTGTAAGCTGGGTAATGCCACAAGTTGCATTCGCAAATTAAGGGTACATTTTGttaagagaaattttgagaatgatTGAGAACATTTGAAAACTTCTTTGAGTTGTGtttatgggattttgtgaaggtggatatgaaaatttgaataattttttttttaattatatattttttgtattgaaGTTAATAAaagttgacttttttttttgaaaagttgggagaatatatttttgtaggctagtttttttttttgtaaaacttgttttagtttttttgtttttgactcTTCACTGAAATCTAAGCAAATGATtggatgaaaagttgaaatagaatattttttttgagattcaaagatgtttggattgaagttgaaatgtaaaaaagaaaatcttaaccaaacagggcctaacttttttgcaattttttttttttgataagagataaatattatatatatgaatgaaatatacATAGCCTATGAACACGggaagtatacagaagaaacacctaaatacattctaagagcgataaattaaagacaaaaaatcatgaacattgtccctatgcaatacaatagcagaagaCCAACACATTAAAGTTTGCCTAACTTTTTTGCAATTGATGCAATTCAGGTTGACATATGGAATGAAACCTGACTgtttatagttatatttatttttgttgcctTTTTAATGTCTCTTTTTGTAATAATGTACGCTTTTTAAGCTTTGGTGATCAATTACTATGAACCAAAATGTACATTATTTAAACAACTGATGCTAATGCTGGTATTGAGTTGTACAATCTTTCCGGGAGCATACGGGtgagttaaaaaattatatctagtccGAGGAGGGTGCTGACCTTGCTAAGGTCATGAAAAAATTGTTTGTGGGTTTCCGTTAAGTTCAGTTTCCGATACCATTATTGGCACCAACTGCTAGCTTTTGAGATGCTGACTTTGCTGGCTTATAAATGAGAAATCATGGAGTATGCAGAGAGACACATGGATCAGCACCTTGAATGGTTTTGGGATTACCATAGTGTAAGACACTGTGGAACCATTTGAATTTATCAAACGCCTAAACAGGATAGTGTTGTGTGAAAACCGTGGCTGTCACTCGCCACTCATAACTTATAATTGTGAAGTGGTCCGTCAAACCTTTCAACTCACCCCTTTCCCAACGCTAATGAGAAAATAACGAATCTTTCTAATATGCATTTCTGATTCTTCTGTGCAGGTTTTTCGCGACAACCAATTTGTACAGGAAAGGATAATGGACTCAAATGATCTAGAGCGTGAAAGAGGAATTACAATCCTTAGCAAAAATACATCTATCACATATAAAGATGTAAAGATTAACATAATTGATACTCCCGGGCACTCTGACTTTGGAGGGGAAGTGGAACGAATCCTCAATATGGTGGAAGGGGTTCTTCTAGTGGTACTTCTATTTTTTGGAATAATATACAATCTGTTAGGATTTTTATGCCAATGATTATGATTATTGATATGGACTCACTTCTCATGGGTTGGTATATGTAATTGGCTGTTTGTTTTCGTAAATCTTCAGTAGTGGGCGCACTTTCTGGATTGAGGATCATGGAACTGCATTTTTCTATCTTGAACATGCATTTGGATATTGGTGTTTTTACTTTCCATGATGGATCTTATTTTGCTGttcttgttttggaatttgCATTTATTCTTTCTCTAGTCCACACCTTTGGCCATTTCCTATCAACAAATGGATTGAAAAATAACATCTAATTAGGAGTTggggaagaaaaaaacatataccAATACTAATTATCACACCAAAATatatcaatctctcttcttATAAATTATCTCTTGGGAGAATTTTTTCTGTGCTTGTAACTTATTTCGATTGGCTTGCCTAGTTATGCTACATATTTAGATAATCTTACTTGGGTATCTCCCCTTTCATGTGATGTTTTACTTTATTGATAGAACTCTCCCTTTCTGTAGGTAGATTCTGTTGAGGGTCCAATGCCTCAAACGAGATTTGTTCTAAAGAAGGCACTAGAATTTGGGCTTGCTGTTGTTGTTGTGGTCAATAAGATTGACAGACCTTCTGCTCGTCCTGAGTTTGTCGTCAATTCGACTTTTGAACTCTTTATTGAACTGAATGCAACAGATGAACaggtaattattttatatagtgcGAAGAATCAAATGTgtaattcacataaaaaattgagTTAAAACGTTTGTCATTTAAATCTGAAGCTGTAATTGGCACCATACACCGCTTAAATTATTAATGGATAAACTTGAGGCATCAAAATGGTTTGTGAACTATGATGATCCATCTTTATGGGTAGGAAT
Encoded proteins:
- the LOC121268387 gene encoding remorin 4.1-like translates to MLNDQTASTSHGDHNLMQEDEQIRDIYALTPPHPPPVNRGNRREAWETSSHRSSSLSTASEGAGSENFTSMSREFSALVLAGSVIDHNNGTNYENEGANINGNNNLGRIGEEDDMPEEETNPLAIVPDNYNPLMNPIPSSRRGGHPGGSGSSNSTATTTSSSNSTSGQSEISVHRVKKEEVESKISAWQNAKIAKLNNRFKREDAIINGWESEQVQKASSWMKKVERKLEAKRARALEKMQNEVANARRKAEERRASAEAKRGTKVARILEVANLMRAVGRPPVKRSFF